One genomic region from Podarcis raffonei isolate rPodRaf1 chromosome 16, rPodRaf1.pri, whole genome shotgun sequence encodes:
- the LOC128403753 gene encoding uncharacterized protein LOC128403753: protein MSTSGVKCVTTPCVTSCPDAKVVIHPPPMVLTLPGLSLTTAPNQCLVETQTSCLTNGSELCGDGSSKAIVTKSSGLRAVSGGDTPCCTTTCPDSQVVIQPPPVCITIPGAVLTSYPNECLIQTSNPCVPSSSQPHAIARSTSVSDCSLTPQRMTRSTSVPCGLNSTPACVTQGPGSKVVIYPPPIEVTIPGPILEIAAEECTVEVYNPCDTAGAITSGEERCAITSGEEGEVKALTARALSCTKVCGVLGASSSCVSQGPEMKIVIQPPPIEVDLPGPILQVFPEACKVETLTPCAPEPQALCSNSDPATSTALATRTSSLSTMKRPLPDMRRPARPWAEMYSRSITPRSILAKTSRFSKYHHGFSTSSYQSSY from the coding sequence ATGTCTACATCGGGTGTGAAATGCGTCACCACACCATGCGTCACGTCGTGTCCGGATGCAAAAGTGGTGATACATCCACCACCGATGGTCCTCACTCTACCAGGACTGAGCCTCACCACAGCCCCTAACCAATGTCTGGTGGAAACCCAGACATCATGTCTCACCAATGGCTCCGAGCTGTGCGGTGATGGATCTTCCAAAGCAATTGTCACTAAATCCTCTGGTCTGCGTGCTGTTTCCGGTGGAGACACCCCGTGTTGTACGACCACCTGCCCTGACTCGCAAGTGGTGATACAGCCACCTCCTGTTTGCATTACAATCCCAGGTGCAGTCCTCACTAGCTACCCCAATGAATGCCTCATCCAGACCTCAAACCCCTGTGTCCCTAGCAGTTCCCAGCCACATGCCATCGCCCGCTCTACATCAGTTTCTGACTGCTCCCTTACCCCACAGCGTATGACTCGTTCTACCTCTGTCCCATGCGGTCTCAATAGCACACCGGCATGTGTGACACAAGGTCCTGGTTCCAAAGTGGTGATATACCCACCACCGATTGAGGTCACCATCCCTGGCCCTATTTTGGAAATTGCTGCAGAGGAGTGCACAGTGGAGGTCTACAACCCGTGTGACACAGCCGGTGCCATCACCAGTGGTGAAGAGCGATGTGCCATCACCAGTGGCGAAGAAGGGGAAGTCAAAGCCCTGACGGCACGTGCCTTGTCCTGCACTAAAGTGTGTGGGGTGTTGGGTGCTTCTTCTTCATGCGTCTCCCAGGGACCAGAGATGAAGATTGTCATCCAGCCCCCTCCAATTGAAGTTGACCTTCCTGGACCAATTCTCCAAGTCTTCCCAGAAGCATGCAAAGTGGAAACACTTACCCCATGTGCTCCTGAGCCACAGGCACTGTGCAGCAACAGTGATCCAGCTACCtcaacagctcttgccaccaggacCAGCTCGCTGTCCACCATGAAACGTCCTCTGCCTGATATGAGAAGGCCTGCCCGCCCTTGGGCTGAGATGTACAGCCGGTCCATAACTCCAAGGAGCATTTTGGCCAAGACTTCCAGATTTTCCAAATACCACCATGGCTTCAGCACTTCAAGCTATCAGTCATCTTACTGA